A window of Piliocolobus tephrosceles isolate RC106 chromosome 13, ASM277652v3, whole genome shotgun sequence contains these coding sequences:
- the LOC111544794 gene encoding olfactory receptor 4C16-like codes for MQLNNSVTEFILLGLTQDPFWKKIVFVSIFFFYLETLLGNLLIIVTIKTSRTLQSPMYFFLFYLSLSDTCFSTSIAPRMIVDALSKNDTISFSECMIQVFTSHFFGCLEIFILILMAVDRYVAICKPLHYMTIMSHRVCGVLVAVAWVGSCVHSLAQIFLALGLPFCGPNVIDHYFCDLQPLLKLACSDTYVVNLLLVSNSGAICTLSFVILMFSYVIILHSLRNHSAEGRKKALSTCISHIIVVILFFGPCIFIYTRPATTFPMDKMIAVFYTLGTPLLNPLIYTLRNAEVKTAMRKLWSKKLISDVKT; via the coding sequence ATGCAACTGAATAATAGTGTTACTGAGTTCATTCTGCTCGGGTTGACACAGGATCCTTTTTGGAAGAAAATTGTGTTTGTtagtatatttttcttctatttggaGACATTGTTGGGTAACTTGTTGATTATTGTCACCATCAAGACCAGCCGGACACTTCAGAGTCCAatgtacttctttcttttctacttatCCTTATCTGATACCTGTTTCTCTACTTCCATAGCCCCTAGAATGATTGTGGATGCCCTTTCAAAGAATGACACTATCTCTTTCAGTGAGTGCATGATCCAAGTCTTTACATCCCATTTCTTTGGCTGCCTGGAGATCTTCATCCTTATCCTCATGGCTGTTGACCGCTATGTGGCCATCTGTAAGCCCCTGCACTATATGACCATCATGAGCCACCGGGTGTGTGGTGTGTTGGTGGCCGTGGCCTGGGTGGGATCCTGTGTGCATTCTTTAGCTCAGATTTTTCTTGCCCTCGGTTTGCCTTTCTGTGGCCCCAATGTGATCGATCACTATTTCTGTGACTTGCAGCCCTTGCTGAAACTAGCCTGTTCAGACACCTATGTGGTCAACCTACTCCTGGTTTCCAACAGTGGGGCCATTTGTACACTGAGTTTTGTCATACTGATGTTCTCCTATGTCATCATCTTGCATTCTCTGAGAAACCACAGtgctgaaggaagaaagaaagcccTTTCCACCTGCATCTCCCACATCATTGTGGTCATCTTGTTCTTTGGACCttgcatatttatatacacacgCCCTGCAACCACATTCCCCATGGATAAGATGATAGCTGTGTTTTATACACTTGGAACACCCTTGCTCAACCCTCTGATTTATACGCTGAGGAACGCAGAAGTGAAAACTGCCATGAGAAAGTTGTGGAGCAAGAAATTGATCTCAGATGTAAAAACGTGA